One segment of Scyliorhinus torazame isolate Kashiwa2021f chromosome 14, sScyTor2.1, whole genome shotgun sequence DNA contains the following:
- the LOC140389271 gene encoding succinate receptor 1-like, with product MNESCSKINEILDTYFLTTFYSIEFVLGLIGNIIVISGYIFCLKEWKCSNIYLFNLSVSDLAFVCTLPMFVIYYAKGKVWIFGEFLCKLNRYILYTNMYLSMLFLACISIDRYLLVSNPMRTHMFQSKKAAIIICVSLWILITLEVVPMLTFIGPSVHYNKTIVKCVDYASAGNAIHNLIYNVCLTLIGFLLPMCIMGVFCVKTARLLKKLSQDRNRTVTLEKPLTLVILAIVIFSIFFTPYHILRNIRMVSRLENISLSQCDIEGIKAAYTISRPVAFFSIITNSIFYFLAGDKFRETITIRIKSHSSRYLLRFGKERLGP from the coding sequence CCTGCTCAAAGATTAATGAGATCTTGGACACGTACTTCCTCACGACATTTTATTCCATTGAGTTTGTCTTAGGGTTGATCGGTAATATCATTGTGATAAGTGGCTACATATTCTGCCTGAAGGAATGGAAGTGCAGCAATATTTACCTCTTCAACCTTTCCGTTTCGGATCTGGCCTTCGTCTGTACACTTCCAATGTTTGTGATCTATTATGCCAAAGGTAAAGTCTGGATATTTGGTGAGTTTCTCTGCAAGCTGAACAGATACATTCTCTACACCAACATGTACTTAAGCATGCTGTTCTTGGCCTGCATCAGCATTGATCGATACTTGCTGGTGAGCAACCCAATGAGGACCCACATGTTTCAAAGTAAAAAAGCTGCCATTATCATCTGTGTCAGCTTGTGGATCCTTATCACCCTGGAGGTGGTACCCATGTTAACATTCATAGGTCCCTCAGTTCATTATAACAAAACCATTGTTAAGTGCGTCGATTATGCAAGTGCAGGAAATGCTATCCACAACCTGATATATAATGTGTGTCTCACGCTTATCGGTTTCCTGCTCCCAATGTGCATCATGGGGGTCTTCTGTGTGAAAACCGCACGCTTGCTAAAGAAGTTAAGTCAAGACCGAAATCGAACTGTTACTCTTGAGAAGCCTCTCACACTTGTTATCCTGGCAATTGTTATTTTCTCCATATTTTTCACTCCTTATCACATCTTGCGCAATATCCGCATGGTGTCCAGATTGGAAAATATCAGCCTTTCGCAATGTGACATTGAGGGCATAAAGGCTGCTTACACTATCTCCAGGCCTGTTGCTTTCTTCAGCATTATTACAAACTCTATTTTCTACTTCCTTGCGGGGGATAAATTCAGGGAAACCATTACAATCAGAATAAAGTCTCACAGCTCAAGATATCTGCTGCGATTTGGCAAAGAAAGGCTAGGCCCATAA